The following nucleotide sequence is from Mucilaginibacter sp. cycad4.
GGCCCATTCACGGTCGGTTACGCCAACTTTCAGTGTATAGCTATTGTGCTGCTGCGTTGAATTGATGAGCAACACCGGCATCCCCGGAGCGATTACTTCACCCTCATTCGCGATTTTTTTGCTTACGAAACCATCGGTGGCCGCGTATATTTTCGAATAGCGCTCGTTAAAAGCGGTTGCCTCCCTGGATTTGGCGGCGACGTCCAGCGCAGTCTTAGTGTTCTGTAATTGTTCCAGCGTAAAAACACTGTCTTTATAAAGGTTAACGGCGCGGGCATAATCTCGTTGGGCCTTCTCCACGCCCAGGCTCGATTGGGCCAGGCCGGCTGATATTTCCGTCGAATTTAGCGTAGCCAGCAACTGGCCCTTTTTGAAAAATTGGCCTTCTTCTACAAAAATGCGACTGATCACGCCGCCTATTTTAAAGGCGTATTTGGCCTCATCTTCAGTATTTACCAAGCCGGTAGCGCTGATCTGGCCGGGTATTTCCAAAGCAGCTATCGTGGCTACTTTCACAGGGATAATATCGGGTTCACCCATTGGATTTTTAGCTTTTTGCTCATGTTGGCACGACGCGATCAGGAGTGCGCCTGCGATTATGCCAGAGAATAAATAGATCTTTTTCATG
It contains:
- a CDS encoding efflux RND transporter periplasmic adaptor subunit, producing the protein MKKIYLFSGIIAGALLIASCQHEQKAKNPMGEPDIIPVKVATIAALEIPGQISATGLVNTEDEAKYAFKIGGVISRIFVEEGQFFKKGQLLATLNSTEISAGLAQSSLGVEKAQRDYARAVNLYKDSVFTLEQLQNTKTALDVAAKSREATAFNERYSKIYAATDGFVSKKIANEGEVIAPGMPVLLINSTQQHNSYTLKVGVTDREWAVIRPGQKAKVALDGFEGQQFDAVVFRKSQAADSQLGSFQVELKINLNGKRPAVGMFGKAEITTSQGENVMAIPYGSLVEADGNKGFVFTTIGPDRVKKVPVTIARFDNQEVYLKNKPDGVDQIVISNSAYLNEESIIKIIK